A genomic segment from bacterium encodes:
- a CDS encoding glycosyltransferase, with protein sequence MSFMDLTTFVYWVSLVCLSHTWGLYGIVLFLWCRIMPRTKDAQTEEAPAPRGVSFIIAARNEERSIRERIENLRELSSGLPWAEVLVGSDGSQDNTCQEVLKAQEQWPEVRLFDFPIPRGRSAVHNDLVRQAEGELLVFTDAETRFDPFFLQYIMPRFRDPKVGAVSGRIHYRNLQDSSITLSAGLYWELEEKLRTLESRLGILAFGTGAAFCMRRELYMPMKAAHDDVDFWETLSVAARGFKVEYEPRAKAFDIISPEIGTTHRLRARRTSRAFRSILRGVWEFRVWQRPSLLFSVLSHKLLRHVSPLLLLLLLTSNLILAGRGSWYVLTLLAQSVLYGLGALGWAAHLKGIRFKPLALPFNFLLLNYSRLLGVLNGFVRKPPSSIR encoded by the coding sequence ATGAGCTTCATGGATCTGACAACCTTTGTTTACTGGGTGAGTCTGGTTTGTCTTTCGCACACCTGGGGGCTCTATGGGATTGTGCTTTTTCTATGGTGCCGGATAATGCCCAGGACCAAGGATGCTCAAACTGAGGAGGCCCCAGCGCCCAGGGGCGTGTCTTTCATCATAGCAGCAAGAAATGAGGAAAGATCCATTCGGGAAAGAATAGAAAACCTAAGGGAGCTCTCCTCTGGTTTGCCTTGGGCAGAGGTGCTGGTGGGTTCCGACGGCTCCCAGGACAATACCTGCCAGGAGGTACTGAAGGCCCAGGAACAATGGCCTGAGGTCAGGCTCTTTGATTTCCCGATCCCCAGAGGACGCTCAGCCGTCCACAATGACTTGGTCAGGCAGGCCGAGGGTGAGCTTCTGGTCTTTACGGATGCTGAGACAAGATTTGACCCGTTTTTCCTGCAATACATAATGCCCAGGTTTAGGGATCCAAAGGTGGGGGCGGTCAGTGGCAGGATTCACTACCGTAACCTCCAGGACTCCTCCATTACCCTCTCGGCAGGGCTGTACTGGGAGCTTGAGGAGAAACTTCGAACTCTGGAGAGTCGTCTGGGAATATTGGCCTTTGGCACAGGTGCTGCTTTTTGCATGAGGCGAGAGCTTTACATGCCCATGAAGGCAGCTCACGACGATGTGGATTTCTGGGAAACACTCTCTGTGGCAGCAAGGGGATTCAAAGTAGAATACGAACCCAGAGCAAAGGCTTTTGACATCATCTCCCCCGAGATAGGAACCACCCATCGGCTTAGGGCCAGAAGGACTTCCAGAGCCTTCAGGAGCATTCTTCGTGGGGTATGGGAGTTTCGAGTGTGGCAAAGGCCCTCACTGCTTTTTTCTGTGCTTTCCCATAAGCTGCTTAGGCATGTGTCCCCTTTGTTGCTCTTGCTCCTGCTGACAAGCAATCTCATCCTGGCAGGCCGGGGAAGCTGGTATGTTCTTACACTCCTTGCTCAGAGTGTCCTTTATGGGCTAGGAGCTTTGGGTTGGGCAGCACACCTCAAGGGAATCAGATTCAAGCCCCTTGCCCTACCCTTCAATTTTTTGCTGCTCAACTACAGTCGTCTTCTTGGAGTGCTAAACGGATTTGTAAGGAAACCTCCATCCAGCATACGGTGA
- a CDS encoding NAD-dependent epimerase/dehydratase family protein → MRVLIAGVDGYLGWSLAMYLAARGHEVYGLDNYMRRDWVAEVGSQSATPIRRMTERLEAFRDRFGVNLNFRRGDLRDYNFVWNVFRTFEPEAVVHLAEMPSAPYSMMDVNHAVFTQTNNIVGTLHILHAMRDVCPEAHLVKLGTMGEYGTPDIDIPEGFFTIEFRGRSATLPFPRQASSWYHQSKVHDSHNVMMACQLWGLRSTDIMQGVVYGTRIDEMGEDDRLFTRFDFDQCFGTAINRFCAQAVIGHPLSPYGKGRQKRGFLPLRDSMQCLTIAIENPPARGEYRVFNQFEEVYDLTELALKVKKVGDAMGLEVAVRHTENPRLELEEHYYNPDHRKLLDLGYKPTHDMERELELMLSDLLRFRHRIEARRYALIPDIRWDGTRKKVSFLS, encoded by the coding sequence ATGAGGGTTCTCATAGCTGGAGTGGATGGTTATCTGGGCTGGTCTCTTGCCATGTACCTGGCGGCCAGGGGCCATGAGGTATATGGCTTGGACAACTACATGAGAAGGGACTGGGTAGCAGAGGTGGGTTCTCAATCGGCCACCCCCATAAGGCGCATGACAGAGAGGCTGGAGGCTTTCAGGGACCGCTTTGGAGTTAACCTGAATTTCAGGAGAGGAGACCTAAGGGACTACAATTTTGTGTGGAATGTCTTTCGCACCTTCGAGCCCGAGGCAGTGGTCCATCTGGCCGAGATGCCTTCTGCCCCGTACAGCATGATGGATGTGAACCACGCTGTCTTTACCCAGACCAACAACATAGTGGGAACACTCCACATCCTTCATGCCATGAGGGATGTGTGCCCAGAGGCCCATCTGGTGAAATTGGGCACCATGGGCGAATACGGGACGCCCGACATAGACATCCCCGAGGGGTTCTTCACCATAGAGTTCAGAGGCAGAAGCGCCACCCTCCCCTTCCCCAGGCAGGCCTCCAGTTGGTATCACCAAAGCAAGGTCCATGACAGCCATAATGTGATGATGGCCTGCCAGCTCTGGGGGCTTAGATCCACTGACATCATGCAGGGAGTGGTTTATGGGACCCGCATAGATGAAATGGGGGAAGATGACCGGCTTTTCACAAGATTTGATTTTGATCAGTGCTTTGGAACGGCCATCAACCGCTTCTGCGCCCAGGCAGTCATTGGCCATCCTCTCTCGCCATATGGTAAGGGGCGTCAAAAGCGTGGGTTTCTGCCACTGAGGGATTCCATGCAGTGCCTGACAATAGCCATAGAGAATCCGCCGGCCAGGGGCGAATACAGGGTCTTTAACCAGTTCGAGGAGGTTTACGATCTTACGGAGCTGGCCTTAAAGGTGAAAAAGGTGGGCGATGCCATGGGGCTGGAAGTTGCAGTTCGACACACGGAGAACCCACGTCTGGAGCTGGAGGAGCACTATTACAACCCAGACCATCGAAAACTCCTGGACCTGGGCTACAAGCCCACTCACGACATGGAAAGGGAGCTAGAGTTGATGCTTTCGGACTTGCTTCGCTTTCGCCACAGGATCGAAGCGCGTCGCTATGCCTTGATCCCGGATATCAGATGGGATGGAACTAGGAAGAAGGTGAGTTTTCTGAGCTAA
- a CDS encoding sugar transferase, with protein sequence MWNYLSKRYAHKLIILLLVDVCLLCMAIYGGYVLKFSVKTLRISLDLALERVNLFLFLCILSHVVFLYLYGLYSVVRPWAPLRLFLSILSAITASTVFLMALQFFVPGYWIGRVVLTVQLPLCVAALYGWRTLFYKSRLSWIYKKKLALMGSPELISEFLRQAFPALSYRYSVKGVLPTGEAALMVPELHPDPHLYRDAKELLEDQTLEALAFQFMDPGLSREDLRALLHRSCEGIEVSDLVTLYKSVTGKVPITYVDEGWLVTHLGMQGGPSPYYLKTKRLLDVFISALALILLMPFMAMMALIIRLDSPGPALFRQERLGRFRRPFQCLKFRTMVTGAESSTGPVWSSPQDPRITRVGRWLRRLRLDELPQFINVLKGDMSLIGPRPIRAHFADQLAREIPLYELRFALKPGLTGWAQVNHSYADTRESQIEKFEYELFYIQNASLLLDLMILVMTLRTVFLRKGQ encoded by the coding sequence TTGTGGAATTACTTGTCAAAGCGTTATGCCCACAAGTTGATTATCTTGCTGCTTGTGGATGTGTGTCTTCTGTGCATGGCCATCTATGGGGGATATGTCCTAAAATTTTCCGTGAAGACACTTAGGATCTCCCTGGATCTGGCCTTGGAAAGGGTCAATCTTTTTCTTTTCCTGTGCATTTTGTCCCATGTTGTCTTCCTGTATTTATATGGACTTTACTCTGTAGTGAGGCCCTGGGCGCCCCTTAGGCTATTTCTGTCCATCCTTTCGGCTATCACAGCATCCACGGTCTTCTTGATGGCTTTACAGTTCTTCGTACCTGGTTACTGGATAGGCAGGGTGGTTTTGACAGTGCAGTTGCCCCTTTGTGTGGCAGCCTTGTATGGATGGAGAACTCTTTTTTACAAGAGCAGGCTCTCATGGATATACAAGAAGAAACTGGCCCTGATGGGTTCTCCAGAGCTGATCTCCGAGTTTTTGAGACAGGCTTTCCCTGCTTTGTCCTACAGATATTCGGTAAAGGGGGTGCTACCTACTGGTGAGGCGGCTTTAATGGTCCCAGAGCTCCATCCAGATCCCCATCTGTATAGAGATGCAAAGGAGCTTCTGGAAGATCAGACACTGGAGGCCCTGGCCTTTCAGTTCATGGACCCGGGGCTCAGCAGAGAAGATCTCAGAGCCCTCCTGCACAGGAGCTGTGAGGGAATAGAGGTCAGCGACCTTGTAACTCTTTACAAGAGTGTCACGGGCAAGGTGCCCATAACTTACGTGGATGAGGGGTGGTTGGTAACACATCTGGGGATGCAAGGTGGCCCCAGTCCCTATTATCTAAAGACAAAAAGGCTGCTGGATGTGTTCATTTCGGCCCTGGCCTTGATCCTTTTGATGCCTTTCATGGCCATGATGGCCCTGATCATCAGATTGGACAGCCCTGGCCCTGCCCTTTTTAGACAGGAAAGACTAGGGAGATTTCGAAGACCTTTCCAGTGCTTGAAATTCAGGACCATGGTCACAGGGGCCGAAAGCAGCACAGGACCGGTCTGGTCCAGCCCCCAAGACCCCCGCATAACAAGGGTGGGCAGATGGCTAAGACGCCTGAGATTGGATGAGCTTCCCCAGTTCATCAATGTTCTCAAGGGGGACATGAGCCTCATAGGTCCTCGACCCATAAGAGCTCATTTCGCAGATCAGCTGGCCAGGGAGATTCCCCTTTACGAGCTGCGTTTCGCCCTCAAGCCAGGGCTTACGGGTTGGGCCCAGGTGAACCATTCATATGCGGACACCAGAGAATCTCAGATAGAAAAATTCGAGTATGAGCTCTTCTATATTCAAAATGCCTCTCTTTTGCTGGACCTCATGATATTGGTCATGACACTGCGCACGGTTTTCCTCAGAAAGGGGCAGTGA